The following proteins are co-located in the Doryrhamphus excisus isolate RoL2022-K1 chromosome 3, RoL_Dexc_1.0, whole genome shotgun sequence genome:
- the tmem256 gene encoding transmembrane protein 256, whose protein sequence is MTAVVVRRLAALSGASAVALGAYGAHGFKTSDPDDYQRVLFETANKYHFYHSLALLGAAHSSKPAVAGTLLIAGMGMFCGSLYHQAITGDPGLRKVAPVGGMAMIAGWLALIL, encoded by the exons atgaCCGCTGTTGTTGTCCGCCGGCTAGCTGCACTCTCCGGGGCTTCGGCGGTGGCACTCGGAGCCTACGGGGCTCATG GCTTTAAAACCAGCGACCCAGATGATTACCAAAGAGTG CTATTTGAAACAGCCAACAAGTATCACTTCTACCACAGCTTGGCGCTGCTGGGTGCTGCCCACTCCAGTAAACCTGCTGTG GCTGGCACCCTCCTGATCGCCGGCATGGGGATGTTCTGCGGCTCACTCTACCACCAGGCCATAACTGGGGACCCGGGCCTTCGCAAGGTGGCCCCTGTGGGGGGCATGGCAATGATTGCAGGCTGGCTGGCGCTCATCCTCTGA
- the tmem102 gene encoding transmembrane protein 102, which produces MDSLMSAVSPRSPAPGKKLCEVDFRSGATLEQLSSQVSELVLLEQGEFGDHTALEVHTAKDFIFNMLGLVQKVDQRLPVANEYLLLSSGAREGVLDLNPEDLGDYAKGADFDLDFTLLVPALKLHDRNQPVTLDMRHSPPCHSWLSLRLCDSNILSRWSVCCQEESGLPDGEDEDEDGEMGKGSIPSLGSPQSLDGCYFSPTLVTDWFWGVVSEAVDELRRSPQRGIPTPERLERNGPLTTIILQAGSSRVLYDLVPVVSFRGWPAVAQGWLTANHFWDGKITEEEAISGFYLLPCCSPLGGRPDREWRLAFSRSEVQLKKCIPFPMAQAFQAAKAVLSRILARPRAGLSLYHLRTLLFWACDRLPDAYLSCSDSDTPGRLLLGLLDDLAHCILGKNCPNYFLPQCNMLEHLTDSQALLVARKLAHVRSDPSEHLRAALDQAQQAGQLKKELATSANGSPRHHATNGIISPSEDKLAQRLQQLVTENPGKSISVFLNPDDVTRPHFRIDDKFY; this is translated from the exons ATGGATTCCCTGATGAGTGCTGTGTCGCCACGCTCACCGGCACCCGGCAAGAAGCTCTGTGAGGTGGACTTCAGGTCCGGGGCGACCCTGGAGCAGCTGTCCTCTCAGGTGTCCGAGTTGGTCCTACTGGAGCAGGGCGAGTTCGGGGACCATACGGCTTTGGAGGTGCACACGGCAAAGGATTTCATCTTCAACATGTTAG GTTTAGTCCAGAAGGTGGATCAGCGCCTCCCAGTGGCTAACGAGTACTTACTGCTGTCCAGCGGGGCCCGGGAGGGTGTCTTGGACCTAAACCCGGAGGATCTGGGTGACTACGCCAAAGGTGCCGATTTTGACCTGGACTTCACACTGCTGGTGCCGGCCCTGAAGCTCCACGACCGCAACCAGCCCGTCACGCTGGACATGAGGCACTCGCCACCATGCCACTCATGGCTCAGCCTGCGCCTGTGCGACTCCAACATCCTGTCCCGCTGGAGCGTCTGTTGCCAGGAGGAGAGCGGACTTCCTGATGGggaagatgaggatgaagacGGCGAAATGG GAAAAGGCTCCATCCCCTCCTTGGGCTCCCCTCAGTCCCTGGATGGCTGCTACTTCTCCCCCACCCTGGTGACAGACTGGTTCTGGGGGGTGGTGAGTGAGGCAGTAGATGAGCTGCGCCGAAGCCCCCAGCGAGGCATTCCAACCCCCGAACGACTGGAGAGGAACGGGCCACTCACGACCATCATCCTCCAG GCAGGCTCCAGCCGGGTGCTGTACGACCTCGTTCCAGTGGTGTCGTTTCGGGGCTGGCCTGCTGTGGCTCAAGGCTGGCTGACCGCCAACCACTTCTGGGATGGTAAAATCACTGAGGAGGAAGCCATATCAGGATTCTACTTGCTGCCCTGCTGCTCACCGCTGGGTGGCCGTCCTGACAGGGAGTGGAGGCTCGCCTTCTCCCGCAGTGAG GTTCAGTTGAAGAAGTGCATCCCCTTTCCCATGGCCCAGGCTTTCCAAGCTGCCAAGGCGGTTTTGTCTCGTATCCTGGCCCGTCCTCGTGCAGGTCTCAGCCTCTACCACCTGCGCACGCTTCTCTTTTGGGCCTGTGACAGACTTCCCGATGCCTACTTGTCCTGCTCAGACTCTGATACCCCCGGTCGTCTCCTCCTGGGTCTCCTGGATGACCTGGCTCATTGCATCCTCGGTAAAAACTGCCCAAACTACTTCCTGCCCCAGTGCAACATGCTGGAGCACCTGACTGACAGCCAGGCTCTTCTCGTGGCTCGGAAACTGGCGCACGTGCGTTCCGATCCCAGCGAGCACCTGCGGGCCGCTTTAGACCAAGCCCAGCAGGCGGGTCAGCTCAAGAAGGAACTCGCCACGAGCGCTAACGGCTCTCCAAGGCATCACGCCACCAATGGAATCATCTCGCCTTCCGAGGACAAGCTGGCTCAGCGTCTGCAGCAGCTGGTCACAGAGAATCCCGGGAAATCGATCTCGGTTTTCCTGAACCCAGACGATGTCACCCGGCCGCACTTCCGCATCGATGACAAGTTTTACTGA